A genomic segment from Mycobacteriales bacterium encodes:
- a CDS encoding type 1 glutamine amidotransferase domain-containing protein yields the protein MHPELRATEHFHLPRRRALVVATNHGVLDVGKATGVFASELTVPYYAFLDAGMDVDVASPRGGTIPVDPLSLKPVIRCAADDRFLADDELRRKVDESLPVGDVPIDDYDLIYLAGGWGAAFDFATSEELGDAVTAAAAADLVIGGICHGPLGLVNALAPNGAPLVQGRKISAVTDKQVRELGISSTPFHPETELRKRGAEFESTHRFRDPFANHWVVDGNLVTGQNQNAGPMVAQEMLRQVAAKLAGTEKKESV from the coding sequence ATGCACCCGGAGCTGCGCGCCACGGAGCACTTCCACCTGCCACGCCGTCGCGCGCTCGTCGTCGCCACCAACCACGGTGTCCTGGACGTCGGCAAGGCGACCGGGGTGTTCGCCTCCGAGCTCACCGTCCCCTACTACGCCTTTCTCGACGCCGGGATGGACGTCGACGTGGCAAGCCCGCGCGGCGGCACGATCCCGGTCGACCCGCTGTCGTTGAAACCGGTCATCCGGTGCGCGGCCGACGACCGGTTCCTCGCCGACGACGAGCTGCGGCGCAAGGTCGACGAGTCGCTGCCGGTCGGCGACGTACCCATCGACGACTACGACCTGATCTACCTCGCCGGCGGGTGGGGCGCGGCGTTCGACTTCGCGACCTCGGAGGAGCTCGGCGACGCGGTGACGGCGGCCGCGGCCGCAGACCTCGTCATCGGCGGGATCTGCCACGGCCCACTCGGCCTGGTCAACGCGCTGGCGCCGAACGGTGCACCACTGGTGCAAGGGCGAAAGATCAGCGCGGTCACCGACAAGCAGGTCCGTGAGCTCGGCATCTCCTCGACGCCGTTTCACCCCGAAACCGAACTACGCAAGCGGGGCGCCGAGTTCGAGTCCACTCATCGCTTCCGCGACCCGTTCGCCAACCACTGGGTGGTCGACGGCAACCTCGTGACCGGCCAGAACCAGAACGCCGGCCCGATGGTCGCCCAGGAGATGCTGCGGCAAGTCGCCGCCAAGCTCGCCGGAACTGAGAAGAAGGAGTCCGTCTGA
- a CDS encoding haloalkane dehalogenase, with translation MKVVRTPDEAFEGLPDYSFAPHYAEVADGDGGTLRMHYLDEGPADGQVVVLMHGEPSWCFLYRTMIPVLVERGFRCIAPDLVGFGRSDKPTERDDYTYARHVEWIRSLLFDHIGISNATFFGQDWGGLIGLRVVAENPDRFARVAIGNTGLPTGDAKITEAFLNWRRFSQETPNFDVGFIISTATVNPPAPEVLAAYNAPFPDDTYKAGARVFPTLVPITPDDPASAANRAAWEVFAKWDKPMVMLFSDSDPITKGSDRLFLEKVPGTAGQPHRTIEAAGHFLQEDKGPELATAIADFIDANPA, from the coding sequence GTGAAGGTTGTACGCACGCCCGACGAGGCGTTCGAGGGTCTGCCGGACTACTCGTTCGCTCCGCACTACGCGGAGGTGGCCGACGGCGACGGCGGCACGTTGCGGATGCACTACCTCGATGAGGGCCCGGCCGACGGGCAGGTCGTCGTCCTCATGCACGGCGAGCCGTCGTGGTGCTTCCTTTACCGCACGATGATCCCGGTCCTGGTCGAGCGCGGCTTCCGCTGCATCGCGCCGGACCTGGTCGGGTTCGGGCGTTCCGACAAGCCGACCGAGCGCGACGACTACACCTACGCCCGGCACGTGGAGTGGATCCGCAGCCTGCTGTTCGACCACATCGGCATCAGCAACGCGACGTTCTTCGGCCAGGACTGGGGTGGCCTGATCGGCCTGCGCGTCGTCGCGGAGAACCCGGATCGCTTCGCGCGAGTCGCGATCGGCAACACCGGCCTGCCGACGGGTGACGCCAAGATCACCGAGGCGTTCCTCAACTGGCGTCGCTTCTCGCAGGAGACGCCGAACTTCGACGTCGGCTTCATCATCAGCACCGCGACGGTGAACCCGCCGGCCCCGGAGGTGCTCGCGGCGTACAACGCGCCGTTCCCCGACGACACCTACAAGGCCGGCGCCCGGGTGTTCCCGACGCTCGTGCCGATCACGCCGGACGACCCTGCATCAGCCGCGAACCGCGCCGCGTGGGAGGTCTTCGCGAAGTGGGACAAGCCGATGGTGATGCTGTTCAGCGACAGCGACCCGATCACGAAGGGCAGCGACCGGCTGTTCCTGGAGAAGGTTCCCGGGACGGCGGGCCAGCCGCACCGCACGATCGAGGCGGCCGGCCACTTCCTGCAGGAGGACAAGGGCCCCGAGCTGGCCACGGCGATCGCCGACTTCATCGACGCGAATCCGGCGTGA
- a CDS encoding TetR/AcrR family transcriptional regulator gives MTTSSAELDGRRARRGRNRETVVDALLELFREGDLNPSVATVAERSGISLRSVFRYFDDLDEMGRIAIQRHLDSVGFMFDLPELGKGSRSERIDALVGQRSALYERVAPVVRAAMIRAPFQPVISEALVARRALLREQLQRQFAPELATLPDDEQALVVSGADGIASFEVMELLRVDQKLSTAKAVAVVRTSLDRLLPKGE, from the coding sequence GTGACCACCTCGTCGGCGGAGCTCGACGGTCGGCGCGCGCGCCGCGGTCGAAACCGCGAGACGGTGGTCGATGCCCTGCTCGAGCTGTTCCGCGAGGGCGACCTGAACCCCTCGGTCGCCACCGTCGCCGAGCGGTCGGGCATCTCGCTGCGTTCGGTGTTCCGCTACTTCGACGACCTCGACGAGATGGGCCGCATCGCCATCCAGCGGCATCTGGACAGCGTGGGCTTCATGTTCGACCTGCCCGAGCTCGGCAAGGGCTCGCGATCCGAGCGGATCGATGCGCTGGTGGGGCAACGGTCGGCGCTCTACGAGCGAGTCGCGCCGGTGGTGCGCGCCGCCATGATCCGGGCGCCGTTCCAGCCGGTGATCTCCGAAGCGCTGGTCGCGCGGCGCGCTCTGCTGCGCGAGCAGCTGCAGCGCCAGTTCGCGCCCGAGCTCGCGACGTTGCCCGACGACGAGCAGGCGCTCGTCGTGTCCGGCGCCGACGGGATCGCCTCGTTCGAGGTGATGGAGCTGTTGCGCGTCGATCAGAAGCTGTCGACGGCCAAGGCCGTCGCCGTGGTCCGCACCTCGCTGGACCGCCTGCTGCCGAAAGGGGAGTAA
- a CDS encoding Clp protease N-terminal domain-containing protein, whose amino-acid sequence MPDLPIRLDDLIDHVIAQHPDGDALQHLQDAAATSAHVGEVADHLVGHFVDQARRAGASWTEIGAHMGVTKQAAQKRFVPRDTEDPDFPDRGPLSRFTIRARNVVQVAKQQAATLGHSEVTNTHLVLGLLTEPQGIAALAIKAGSGLELDAVRDRILATQKRSTRKARASVRFGRDAKKTLELALRQALRMGHNYIGTEHLLLGVMQQDKDPATAILGELTLTYDDTCRWIEDEIDKLLAAQKS is encoded by the coding sequence ATGCCCGACTTGCCGATCCGACTCGACGACCTGATCGACCACGTGATCGCGCAGCACCCTGATGGGGACGCCCTCCAGCACCTCCAGGACGCCGCCGCCACGTCCGCACACGTCGGCGAGGTCGCTGACCACCTGGTCGGCCACTTCGTCGACCAGGCCCGTCGGGCCGGCGCCTCGTGGACCGAGATCGGCGCGCACATGGGCGTCACGAAGCAGGCAGCCCAGAAGCGCTTCGTCCCCCGCGATACCGAGGATCCCGACTTTCCCGACCGTGGCCCGCTGTCCCGGTTCACGATCCGCGCCCGCAACGTCGTACAGGTCGCCAAGCAGCAGGCTGCCACGCTCGGCCACAGCGAGGTGACCAACACCCACCTCGTGCTCGGATTGCTGACCGAACCACAAGGAATAGCGGCCCTGGCGATCAAGGCCGGCAGCGGCCTCGAGCTCGACGCGGTACGCGACCGCATCCTCGCGACGCAGAAGCGCAGTACCCGAAAGGCCCGCGCCAGCGTTCGCTTCGGCCGCGACGCGAAGAAGACACTGGAGCTGGCGCTTCGCCAGGCGCTGCGGATGGGTCACAACTACATCGGTACGGAGCATCTGCTGCTCGGGGTGATGCAGCAGGACAAGGACCCGGCGACCGCGATCCTCGGCGAACTGACGTTGACCTACGACGACACCTGCCGCTGGATCGAGGACGAGATCGACAAGCTACTGGCCGCACAGAAGAGCTAG
- a CDS encoding TetR/AcrR family transcriptional regulator, which yields MTPSTAAEPDARSRLIEAAARLLADGGPAALSTRRLAAEVGTSTMAVYTHFGGLPELVRAVVREGFARLADHMAAVPETDDPLLDLAALGEAYRANALDNPHLYAVMFGSASLGGYRLHDDELDEGHYTFDVLVAATQRAIDAGIFRAGDAEAFAAQLWSATHGFVMLELAGYFASDREPDAVDDILHPMLAGIVTAFFA from the coding sequence GTGACGCCGAGCACAGCCGCCGAGCCGGACGCCCGCTCCCGCCTGATCGAGGCCGCTGCGCGGCTGCTCGCCGACGGCGGGCCGGCCGCGCTGTCGACCCGTCGGCTCGCGGCGGAGGTTGGCACCTCGACAATGGCCGTCTACACGCACTTCGGCGGGCTGCCCGAGCTGGTTCGCGCAGTGGTGCGGGAGGGTTTCGCCCGCCTTGCAGACCATATGGCCGCGGTGCCCGAGACCGACGACCCGTTGCTCGACCTCGCCGCACTCGGCGAGGCCTACCGCGCGAATGCGCTCGACAACCCGCACCTCTACGCGGTCATGTTCGGTAGCGCGTCACTCGGCGGATACCGGCTGCACGACGACGAGCTCGATGAGGGCCACTACACCTTCGACGTCCTCGTCGCGGCGACCCAGCGCGCGATCGACGCGGGCATCTTCCGAGCCGGTGACGCCGAGGCGTTCGCCGCGCAGCTCTGGAGCGCGACCCACGGTTTCGTGATGCTCGAGCTTGCGGGCTACTTCGCAAGCGATCGCGAACCGGACGCGGTGGACGACATTCTGCACCCGATGCTGGCCGGCATCGTCACCGCGTTCTTCGCCTAG